The proteins below come from a single Salinilacihabitans rarus genomic window:
- a CDS encoding FAD-binding and (Fe-S)-binding domain-containing protein, with protein sequence MAAQDSGPSDATRPATAGTEPTSDDRGEGASRRLAADLRRACEGDVRFDEYTRVLYATDGSVYGAEPAGVVFPRDVDDVRAAVRVASDHGVPVLPRGAGSSLAGQAVGPGCIVLDLSRHMDGIVDVDPEERRAVVQPGVVQDDLDDALEPHGLRFAPDPASSNRATIGGGIGNNSTGAHSVRYGITDAYVEECAVVLADGSLIRTRDVVLDSPEWERIVSKDDREAAIYRTVRAVVEDNAEEIEERYPKLKRSVSGYNLQKVIRERETGAADDDREGGERVVNLSKLLVGAEGTLGVVVEATLSLVTRPDETALVVACYDDLLEALSAVPDALSLGTSAVELMDREVFRLAADSPEYAEYAAAIPDGTEAALMLEFDDETVGALPDAVAAATADLVDRGAAFEAVEAFSTEEQDRLWKLRKAAIPLLMSMEGDPKPYPFVEDASVPPDELAEYVAGFQEILDEHDTTAAYFAHAGVGTLHIRPVLSLKTEDGVETMRSIAEDVTSLVLDHHGSFSGEHGDGLARTAFNPKLYGPDLWAAFREVKSAFDPDWLMNPGKVVYREDDPTDVREHLRYGPDYASLEPATTLDFADDGGFSHLVELCNGCGTCRQTGGDVMCPTYRATDEEIATTRGRANLLRAAISGELDPEELYDERFQREVLDLCIGCKGCQSDCPTGVDLAKLKAEVKHEYHDREGVSLRERLFSNVDRLSALGSALAPVANRAADLPGARGLLERTLGVAADRSLPAFRRQSLTGWFDARGGPRVDSARATDRVLLFPDTYTNYSYPNPGKAAVEVLEAADVRVEVPDLGPTGRAAYSQGRLDLAAERAEALVDALAPRVEAGWSVLFVEPSDASMVVDEYASLLSDDRLDRLAANAYGVCEYLDRERLDERLSFDAPATSLAYHGHCHGKARGADHHAVGVLRRAGYAVDPLDSGCCGMAGSFGYEAEHHDLSLAIGELLRERLDASDGEVVVAPGASCRTQIGDFDGRDRPPHPVEAVAAALAE encoded by the coding sequence ATGGCAGCGCAGGACTCCGGTCCGTCGGACGCGACGCGGCCGGCGACGGCGGGGACGGAACCGACCTCGGACGACCGCGGCGAGGGCGCGTCGCGTCGGCTGGCCGCCGACCTCCGACGGGCCTGCGAGGGCGACGTCCGGTTCGACGAGTACACCCGCGTGCTCTACGCGACCGACGGGAGCGTCTACGGGGCGGAACCGGCGGGCGTGGTCTTCCCGCGGGACGTCGACGACGTTCGGGCGGCGGTCCGCGTCGCGAGCGACCACGGCGTGCCGGTACTCCCGCGGGGGGCCGGGTCGTCGCTCGCCGGGCAGGCCGTCGGCCCCGGCTGTATCGTCCTCGACCTCTCGCGGCACATGGACGGGATCGTCGACGTCGACCCCGAGGAACGGCGCGCGGTCGTCCAGCCCGGGGTCGTTCAGGACGACCTCGACGACGCGCTCGAACCCCACGGCCTGCGGTTCGCGCCCGACCCCGCCTCCTCGAACCGGGCGACGATCGGCGGCGGCATCGGCAACAACTCGACGGGTGCCCACTCGGTGCGCTACGGGATCACCGACGCCTACGTCGAGGAGTGTGCGGTCGTCCTCGCCGACGGCTCGCTGATCCGCACGCGGGACGTCGTCCTCGATAGCCCGGAGTGGGAGCGGATCGTCTCGAAGGACGACCGCGAGGCCGCCATCTACCGGACCGTCCGGGCCGTCGTCGAGGACAACGCCGAGGAGATCGAAGAGCGGTACCCGAAGCTCAAGCGCAGCGTCAGCGGCTACAACCTGCAGAAGGTGATCCGGGAGCGGGAGACCGGGGCGGCCGACGACGACCGCGAGGGCGGCGAGCGGGTCGTCAACCTCTCGAAACTCCTCGTCGGCGCGGAGGGGACCCTCGGCGTCGTCGTCGAGGCGACGCTCTCGCTCGTCACCCGGCCCGACGAGACCGCGCTCGTCGTCGCCTGCTACGACGACCTGCTGGAAGCGCTGTCGGCGGTGCCCGACGCGCTTTCCCTCGGGACGAGCGCGGTCGAACTGATGGACCGGGAGGTGTTCCGGCTGGCGGCCGACTCCCCGGAGTACGCCGAGTACGCCGCGGCGATCCCCGACGGCACCGAGGCGGCGCTGATGCTCGAGTTCGACGACGAGACGGTCGGCGCCCTCCCCGACGCGGTCGCCGCGGCGACCGCCGACCTCGTCGACCGGGGCGCGGCGTTCGAGGCCGTCGAGGCCTTCTCCACCGAGGAGCAGGATCGACTCTGGAAGCTCCGCAAGGCGGCCATCCCCCTGCTGATGAGCATGGAGGGCGACCCGAAGCCGTACCCGTTCGTCGAGGACGCCTCCGTCCCGCCGGACGAACTCGCCGAGTACGTCGCGGGCTTTCAGGAGATCCTCGACGAGCACGACACGACCGCGGCCTACTTCGCCCACGCGGGGGTCGGGACGTTACACATCCGGCCCGTGCTGAGCCTCAAGACCGAGGACGGCGTCGAGACGATGCGCTCGATCGCCGAGGACGTCACCTCGCTGGTGCTGGACCACCACGGCTCGTTCTCCGGCGAACACGGCGACGGCCTCGCGCGCACGGCGTTCAACCCGAAGCTGTACGGCCCCGACCTGTGGGCGGCGTTCAGGGAGGTGAAGTCGGCGTTCGACCCCGACTGGCTCATGAACCCGGGGAAGGTCGTCTACCGCGAGGACGACCCGACCGACGTCCGCGAACACCTCCGGTACGGCCCGGACTACGCCTCGCTCGAACCCGCCACGACCCTCGACTTCGCGGACGATGGGGGGTTCTCGCACCTCGTCGAACTCTGCAACGGCTGTGGCACCTGCCGGCAGACCGGCGGCGACGTGATGTGTCCGACCTACCGCGCGACCGACGAAGAGATCGCGACGACCCGGGGGCGGGCGAACCTGCTCCGGGCGGCCATCTCGGGCGAACTCGATCCCGAGGAACTGTACGACGAGCGGTTCCAGCGTGAGGTGCTCGACCTCTGTATCGGCTGCAAGGGCTGTCAGAGCGACTGTCCGACCGGCGTCGACCTCGCGAAACTCAAGGCGGAGGTGAAACACGAGTACCACGACCGCGAGGGGGTGAGCCTCCGCGAGCGGCTGTTCTCGAACGTCGACCGCCTGTCCGCGCTCGGGAGCGCGCTCGCCCCGGTCGCGAACCGCGCGGCCGACCTCCCGGGCGCCCGCGGGCTGCTGGAGCGAACGCTCGGCGTCGCCGCCGACCGCTCGCTCCCCGCGTTCCGCCGGCAGTCGCTGACCGGGTGGTTCGACGCCAGGGGTGGCCCGCGCGTGGACTCCGCGCGGGCGACCGACCGCGTCCTCCTGTTCCCGGACACGTACACGAACTACTCGTACCCGAACCCGGGGAAGGCGGCCGTCGAGGTGCTCGAAGCCGCCGACGTCCGCGTGGAGGTCCCCGACCTCGGGCCGACGGGACGGGCGGCCTACTCGCAGGGACGACTCGACCTCGCGGCCGAGCGGGCCGAGGCGCTGGTCGACGCGCTCGCCCCGCGGGTCGAGGCGGGGTGGTCCGTCCTCTTCGTCGAACCGTCTGACGCGTCGATGGTCGTCGACGAGTACGCCTCGCTGCTCTCGGACGACCGCCTCGACCGCCTCGCCGCGAACGCCTACGGCGTCTGCGAGTACCTCGACCGCGAGCGCCTCGACGAGCGCCTCTCGTTCGACGCGCCGGCGACGTCGCTCGCGTACCACGGCCACTGTCACGGGAAGGCCCGCGGCGCCGACCACCACGCCGTCGGCGTCCTCCGGCGGGCGGGTTACGCGGTCGACCCGCTGGACTCCGGTTGCTGCGGGATGGCCGGTAGCTTCGGCTACGAGGCCGAACACCACGACCTCTCGCTGGCGATCGGCGAGTTACTGCGCGAGCGCCTCGACGCGAGCGACGGGGAGGTCGTCGTCGCGCCCGGCGCCTCCTGTCGGACCCAGATCGGCGACTTCGACGGGCGCGACCGGCCCCCGCACCCGGTCGAGGCGGTGGCGGCGGCGCTGGCCGAGTGA
- the sod gene encoding superoxide dismutase: MTEHELPDLPYDYDALEPAISEQVVTWHHDTHHQGYVNGLNSAEEELAQNREEGDFESTPAAMENVTHNGCGHYLHTLFWENMSPEGGGEPSGDLADRIEADFGSYEAWKGEFEAAAGAAGGWALLVYDPVAKRLRNLKVDRHDLHALWGAHPILACDVWEHSYYYDYGPDRGSFIEGFFDVINWDKVSEEYQKCLDHFE; encoded by the coding sequence ATGACTGAGCACGAACTACCGGACCTTCCGTACGACTACGACGCACTGGAGCCGGCGATCTCCGAACAGGTCGTCACCTGGCACCACGACACACACCACCAGGGCTACGTCAACGGCCTGAACTCCGCCGAGGAGGAACTCGCGCAGAACCGCGAGGAGGGCGACTTCGAGTCGACGCCCGCGGCGATGGAGAACGTGACCCACAACGGCTGCGGGCACTACCTGCACACGCTGTTCTGGGAGAACATGTCCCCCGAGGGCGGCGGCGAGCCCTCGGGCGACCTCGCCGACCGCATCGAGGCCGACTTCGGCTCCTACGAGGCCTGGAAAGGCGAGTTCGAGGCCGCCGCGGGCGCCGCCGGCGGCTGGGCCCTGCTGGTGTACGACCCCGTCGCGAAGCGGCTTCGCAACCTCAAGGTCGACCGCCACGACCTCCACGCGCTGTGGGGTGCCCACCCCATCCTCGCGTGTGACGTCTGGGAGCACTCCTACTACTACGACTACGGCCCGGATCGCGGCAGCTTCATCGAGGGCTTCTTCGACGTGATCAACTGGGACAAGGTGAGCGAGGAGTACCAGAAGTGTCTCGACCACTTCGAGTAG
- a CDS encoding DUF7344 domain-containing protein — MRNSERESAAVAAGPLPSLDLVFDVLSDQRRRYALYYLYDAPDGVATVDEIADHVVALEAPPEHAEDHRLHVLTSLQHVHLPKLEDAGIVEHDARSETVRYWRQPSLEEWLEHAQHKELA; from the coding sequence ATGCGTAACTCCGAGCGGGAGTCCGCGGCGGTGGCCGCGGGGCCGCTCCCGTCGCTCGACCTGGTGTTCGACGTCCTCTCCGACCAGCGACGACGGTACGCGCTGTACTACTTGTACGACGCTCCGGACGGCGTGGCGACGGTAGACGAGATCGCGGATCACGTCGTCGCGCTCGAAGCGCCGCCGGAGCACGCCGAGGACCATCGGTTGCACGTCCTCACCTCCCTCCAGCACGTCCACCTGCCGAAACTGGAGGACGCCGGGATCGTCGAACACGACGCGCGCAGCGAGACGGTCCGCTACTGGCGCCAGCCCTCGCTCGAGGAGTGGCTGGAACACGCCCAGCACAAGGAACTGGCCTGA